A window of Cytobacillus sp. FSL H8-0458 genomic DNA:
GGCTGTTTCTTCATTCACTCCGCCGTCCACTTCAATTTCAATGTTTAGACCTTTCGCGTCAGCCAATTCCTTAACAGCTGCAATCTTAGGCAGAACGGCTGGGATGAATTTTTGCCCTCCAAAACCAGGATTAACAGACATAAGCAATACCATATCAATATCTTCGATAACATGCTCTATCATATTAACTGGTGTAGCTGGATTAAGAACCACTCCTGCCTTGACGCCAAAGGATTTAATAAAATGAACCGTTCTGTGAAGGTGCTTGCATGCTTCTGCATGAACAGTGATATAATCGGCCCCCGCATTAGCAAATGCCTCAATGTAGCTATCCGGATCTTCTATCATTAAATGAACGTCAAGGGGCAGCTTTGTTACTGGACGAATGGCATCAACTATTAATGGACCAATTGTAATATTCGGCACAAAATGGCCGTCCATTACATCGACATGAATATAATCAGCGCCGCCGTGTTCAACATCTTTAATCTCTTCTCCCAATTTAGAAAAGTCTGCCGATAAAATAGAAGGTGCGATTTTTACCATGAATTAATACCTCGGCTTTCTATCTTTGATTTCCTGCAGAAAGGTTTTGTAATGTTCATACCTGTAGGATGGAATTTCACCGTTTTCACAGGCGGCCTTTACAGCGCATTTAGGCTCAGCCATGTGCAGGCATCCTCTAAATTTGCAAAGTTCGCTT
This region includes:
- the rpe gene encoding ribulose-phosphate 3-epimerase, with the protein product MVKIAPSILSADFSKLGEEIKDVEHGGADYIHVDVMDGHFVPNITIGPLIVDAIRPVTKLPLDVHLMIEDPDSYIEAFANAGADYITVHAEACKHLHRTVHFIKSFGVKAGVVLNPATPVNMIEHVIEDIDMVLLMSVNPGFGGQKFIPAVLPKIAAVKELADAKGLNIEIEVDGGVNEETARLCIEAGANVLVAGSAIYNQKDRAAAIAALKGSQ